A genomic segment from Sander vitreus isolate 19-12246 unplaced genomic scaffold, sanVit1 ctg296_0, whole genome shotgun sequence encodes:
- the bbs1 gene encoding LOW QUALITY PROTEIN: BBSome complex member BBS1 (The sequence of the model RefSeq protein was modified relative to this genomic sequence to represent the inferred CDS: deleted 1 base in 1 codon), protein MESAGDGGKWLDAHYDPVANLFTFSSCVALADLSGDGERRLVAGDLGSGGAGAMKLKVYSGTALMSESALLDLPAGLAAFFMDLHEPRIPAVAVASGPCVYVYKNLRPYFKFTLPGLEVNTLEQDVWQQAREGQIDPLTLKEMLESIRKKADVPLSVRSLHFLSLQTEDMDDFLQLHKQQPIRRQTVITCIGTLKKSTADDDGVSCLVIGTESCDVYVLDPEAFLILSKMSLPAAPTMMDVTGQFDVEFRITVACRNGNIYVLRRESDKPKYCIELSSHPVGLVRVGKNVVVGCSDESLQSFTQKGKKLWKAVLPAPITTMASMDLPTRGFQAVLLGLANCEVQLYRDKNLLSTIKTPDVVTSICFGRYGREDGTLIMTTRKGGLMVKILKRTATFEDRDSAPGPPLAQSVRLNVPKKTKLYVDQTLRERENGVAMHAAFQMDLSRLRLAAAKAYVKALESSLTPMSASLTEPLKMNAVVQGLGPSFKLTLNVQNTAACRPVMNLAVSFLYDESLYRMRTPYMRIPLLVPGLIYPVETFVECTSDKGVSDIIKVFVLHEGKSSPLLTAHINMPVSEGLTLN, encoded by the exons ATGGAGTCTGCTGGTGATGGAGGGAAGTGGCTGGACGCCCACTACGACCCTGTGGCGAACCTGTTCACCTTCTCGTCCTGCGTGGCCCTGGCCGACCTGAGCGGGGACGGCGAGCGGCGGCTGGTGGCGGGCGACCTGGGCAGCGGAGGCGCCGGGGCCATGAAGCTGAAGGTTTACAGCGGCACGGCGCTGATGAGCGAGAGCGCCCTGCTGGACCTGCCCGCCGGACTCGCCGCCTTCTTCATGGACCTCCACGAGCCACGCATCCCGGCCGTCGCTGTGGCGTCCGGACCCTGCGTCTACGTCTACAAGAACCTGCGGCCGTACTTCAAGTTCACGCTGCCTGGCCTGGAGGTCAATACCCTGGAGCAG GACGTGTGGCAGCAGGCGAGGGAGGGGCAGATCGACCCTCTGACCCTGAAGGAGATGTTGGAGAGCATCAGGAAGAAAGCCGACGTGCCGCTGTCCGTCCGCTCGCTCCACTTCCTGTCTCTGCAGACCGAAGACATGGACGACTTCCTGCAGCTGCACaagcagcagccaatcagacgcCAG ACCGTCATCACCTGCATCGGGACCCTGAAGAAGAGCACGGCGGACGACGACGGGGTCAGCTGTCTGGTGATCGGCACGGAGAGCTGTGACGTCTACGTTCTCGACCCAGAAGCCTTCCTCATCCTCTCCaag ATGTCGTTGCCGGCCGCTCCCACCATGATGGACGTGACGGGTCAG TTCGACGTGGAGTTTCGCATCACGGTGGCGTGTCGCAACGGCAACATCTACGTCCTGCGCAG GGAGTCGGACAAACCAAAGTACTGCATCGAGCTGTCGTCTCACCCGGTGGGTCTGGTGAGAGTCGGGAAGAACGTGGTGGTTGGCTGCAGCGACGAGAGTCTCCAGAGCTTCACGCAGAAG GGGAAGAAGCTGTGGAAGGCCGTCCTCCCGGCTCCCATCACCACCATGGCGTCCATGGACCTGCCGACGCGCGGCTTCCAGGCGGTTCTGCTCGGCCTCGCCAACTGCGAGGTCCAGCTGTACCGCGACAAGAACCTGCTGAGCACCATCAAGACGCCTGACGTGGTCACCAGCATCTGCTTCGGCCGCTACGGGCGCGAGGACGGCACGCTCATCATGACCACGAGGAAAGGCGGCCTGATGGTGAAGATCCTGAAGAGGACAGCGACGTTCGAGGACCGAGACAGCGCCCCCGGGCCGCCGCTGGCCCAGAGCGTTCGCCTCAACGTGCCCAAGAAGACCAAGCTGTACGTAGACCAGACGCTGAGGGAGCGGGAGAACGGTGTCGCAATGCACGCCGCCTTCCAGATGGACCTGAGCCGCCTACGCCTCGCTGCCGCCAAAGCCTACGTGAAGGCACTGGAGTCAAGCCTCACGCCGATGTCCGCCAGCCTCACCGAGCCGCTAAAGATGAACGCCGTGGTGCAGGGCCTGGGCCCATCCTTCAAGCTGACGCTGAATGTGCAGAACACGGCGGCGTGCCGGCCCGTGATGAACCTGGCCGTCAGCTTCCTGTACGACGAGAGCCTGTACCGCATGAGGACCCCGTACATGAGGATCCCGCTGCTGGTGCCCGGACTCATCTACCCCGTCGAGACCTTCGTGGAGTGCACCAGCGACAAGGGCGTCTCTGACATCATCAAGGTGTTCGTTCTGCACGAGGGGAAGAGCTCGCCGCTGCTGACCGCGCACATCAACATGCCCGTCAGCGAGGGACTCACGCTTAACTGA
- the LOC144513603 gene encoding leukocyte cell-derived chemotaxin-2-like codes for MRPVIVFLAVCAAVLCVCDGVKFGPLCSGNSANTRRTSDRHGQGHYGAGRGTREHKGLDIVCRDGSTVYAPFDVTLHGKLTVYTDRTKAAINSGINLRGEGLCFKLFYVQPDRTSGSVRKGERLGVMLPMQTVYPGITSHVHVQMCDKSDPTPYF; via the exons ATGAGACCAGTCATCGTGTTTCTGG ctgtgtgtgcagctgtgttgtgtgtgtgtgacggtgtAAAGTTTGGTCCTCTCTGCAGTGGAAACTCTGCCAACACCAGGAGGACGTCAGACCGCCACGGACAGGGACACTACGGAGCTGGACG GGGAACCCGGGAACACAAAGGTCTGGACATCGTGTGCAGGGACGGGTCCACCGTCTACGCTCCGTTTGATGTGACTCTCCACGGAAAACTCACCGTCTACACCGACCGCACGAAGGCCGCCATCAACAGCGGCATCAACCTGAGAGGAGAGG GTTTGTGTTTCAAGTTGTTCTACGTTCAGCCGGACCGAACCTCTGGATCAGTGAGGAAGGGGGAGCGGCTCGGCGTCATGCTGCCCATGCAGACCGTTTACCCAGGAATCACCTCTCACGTCCACGTCCAGATGTGCGACAAGAGCGACCCCACACCGTACTTCTGA